One Aegilops tauschii subsp. strangulata cultivar AL8/78 chromosome 7, Aet v6.0, whole genome shotgun sequence genomic window carries:
- the LOC109781275 gene encoding uncharacterized protein has translation MLSAEVPHLPRVRHPHDPANCAYAPDLFGPTLQRLHDPSEQQEDVAAAAGDKQGIASIFSCIDKHGDPALKAEASEPPILHWDDVCLSDSDDDLVDQLDLADLAGLALAHSDEGEEVVTDDEETNCSGKFFPRDKAKLIQRVWVRSDIKQNEEHRELCKMLLDLGHDWSALPPFPMKVFPQAIGACVLRGYCHHRIYKTHDTSTTKSTLGYREPNRMLQVFSLRLSSSPSYPVSVYGIIAVRDSLEPLRNYVFSRPCRDDAVTIDQDSFILPLCSPCRGMYLRQDALLEVDLWVKEEGDGSADKQILSAYAEIESCPAYDEMLYGQIRSGLFSLDIGYISFTRSIEAVIEVFAKVDGPHHVRFGAFSSGFDHEIVLFDDTFSGTKMQFQHVVVVKAEEKLDVCLKLGESLFWWTFQDGHVGPVRIPDDSMSKYGQFDVRVFFAPKNSRPQK, from the exons ATGTTATCAGCCGAGGTGCCACACCTTCCCAGAGTCCGCCATCCCCATGATCCGGCCAACTGCGCATACGCCCCCGACCTATTTGGCCCCACGCTCCAGCGTCTGCACGATCCTAGCGAGCAGCAGGAGgatgtggcggcggcggcgggggataAGCAAGGGATCGCCTCCATCTTCTCCTGTATCGACAAACATGGTGATCCAGCGCTCAAGGCCGAGG CTTCAGAGCCGCCTATTCTTCACTGGGATGATGTCTGCCTATCCGACAGCGACGATGATTTAGTTGACCAGCTCGACTTGGCCGACTTGGCCGGCTTGGCCCTAGCACACTCTGATGAGGGGGAGGAAGTGGTGACAGACGATGAGGAGACAAATTGCTCTG GGAAATTTTTTCCCAGGGACAAAGCCAAACTGATACAGCGGGTGTGGGTAAGGAGTGACATCAAACAGAACGAAGAACACAGAGAGCTGTGTAAGATGCTTCTAGATCTGGGACATGATTGGTCTGCCCTTCCTCCTTTTCCTATGAAAGTATTCCCTCAGGCAATAGGCGCATGCGTTTTGCGGGGCTACTGTCACCACCGTATATACAAAACCCATGATACTTCCACCA CTAAATCAACTCTTGGATATCGCGAACCAAATCGGATGCTACAGGTATTCTCGCTGCGTTTGTCAAGCTCTCCGTCATATCCTGTTAGTGTCTATGGAATAATCGCCGTTCGGGATTCCTTGGAGCCTCTGCGGAATTACGTCTTTAGCCGTCCCTGCAGAGATGATGCTGTCACCATTGACCAG GATTCCTTTATCCTACCTCTTTGTAGTCCTTGTCGAGGAATGTACTTACGGCAGGATGCATTACTAGAAGTTGATCTGTGGGTAAAGGAGGAAGGGGATGGATCGGCTGACAAACAAATACTTTCTGCGTATGCTGAGATTGAGAGCTGCCCAGCTTATGATGAAATGCTATATGGGCAGATTCGTAGTGGCCTGTTCAGCTTGGACATAGGCTACATATCATTTACAAGAAGTATCGAGGCCGTAATAGAAGTCTTTGCAAAGGTTGATGGTCCTCATCATGTGAGATTTGGTGCTTTCAGCAGTGGCTTTGATCATGAGATTGTGTTGTTTGATGACACATTCTCTGGGACTAAGATGCAGTTTCAGCATGTAGTCGTGGTGAAAGCAGAGGAAAAATTGGATGTTTGCTTAAAGTTGGGGGAATCACTCTTTTGGTGGACTTTCCAGGATGGACATGTTGGACCTGTTAGGATTCCTGATGACTCGATGTCAAAGTATGGCCAGTTTGATGTGAGGGTGTTCTTTGCTCCTAAGAACTCGCGACCACAGAAATAA